One region of Candidatus Polarisedimenticolaceae bacterium genomic DNA includes:
- a CDS encoding DUF3857 domain-containing protein, translating into MKAAAVLFAVLVTALPSFAGTTTDIEISPGSIAMSGPEKEIAADPAKGIQHGVILIDETERDDNHGTNSQIGRHVRAKILSAEGRGLADVAIPFEKGNSSLKKWWGRTILPDGNVLELREDELKSQSVAKTSSADFRELRGSLPGVVPGCVIDYGYLIEQDGFQQMTHVFLQTDWPVRAFRYRWVPSKYYPAAYVLSRAEGLPIGAKHDSGSVLVTGHDLDTVPIEPKMPPDHEARASVIFYYTTADPTAQEYWDLRAKRMETQLKSFIGNGGAIREVLEGLKLPQSAPLEDKLRAAYDWIGANVKNTLLKSAEEAEAEDRKNNDAYNAKTVLRAKEGSPRQLDYLFAGMARALGAEADVVFAVDRTDRYWNKALKTFEQFGYSFVAVRAPGEPDGKLVFVDAGSTLPYGEVPWRATGANALLCTPKGSGSVLIPPTSPALNRADTHVKLKFSDDNESMVAQWSRTAIGAYGTGFRIWLRDLDTRERKEKLDEICGAEGRSEVTAAELPGLTEASGPFQIACDLEMSDTNLDGAIARYSLPMSGPWWPETPDFPAAKRVHPIIFDYPKLDILAIDVEAPHGFVPKDPPAPVTLDSQYGRYQLSVTKTATGYHVDRAFALTVLIAKPPEYDGLRAYFASVRKADQTMLAFERQGGKP; encoded by the coding sequence ATGAAAGCCGCCGCCGTCCTCTTCGCCGTCCTGGTGACGGCGTTGCCTTCGTTCGCAGGAACGACCACCGACATCGAGATCAGCCCCGGTTCCATCGCGATGTCGGGGCCCGAGAAAGAGATCGCCGCCGATCCGGCGAAGGGGATCCAGCACGGGGTCATCCTGATCGACGAGACCGAGCGCGACGACAATCACGGCACCAACTCGCAGATCGGCCGGCACGTCCGCGCGAAGATCCTCTCCGCCGAGGGACGGGGCCTCGCCGACGTGGCGATCCCGTTCGAGAAGGGGAACTCGAGCCTGAAGAAGTGGTGGGGGCGCACGATCCTGCCGGACGGGAACGTCCTCGAGCTGCGCGAGGACGAGCTGAAGAGCCAGTCGGTGGCAAAGACGAGCAGCGCTGACTTCCGCGAGCTTCGCGGCTCGCTCCCGGGGGTCGTGCCGGGCTGCGTCATCGACTACGGCTACCTCATCGAGCAGGACGGGTTCCAGCAGATGACGCACGTCTTCCTCCAGACCGACTGGCCGGTACGCGCGTTCCGCTACCGCTGGGTGCCGAGCAAGTACTATCCGGCCGCGTACGTGCTGTCGCGCGCGGAGGGGCTCCCCATCGGCGCCAAGCACGACTCCGGCTCGGTCCTCGTGACCGGCCACGACCTGGACACGGTCCCCATCGAGCCGAAGATGCCCCCGGACCACGAGGCGCGCGCCTCCGTGATCTTCTACTACACGACCGCCGATCCGACGGCGCAGGAGTACTGGGACCTGCGCGCCAAGCGGATGGAGACCCAGCTCAAGTCGTTCATCGGCAACGGCGGCGCGATCCGCGAGGTGCTCGAAGGCTTGAAGCTCCCTCAGTCGGCGCCGCTCGAAGACAAGCTCCGCGCCGCGTACGACTGGATCGGCGCGAACGTGAAGAACACGCTCCTCAAGAGCGCCGAGGAGGCAGAGGCGGAGGACCGCAAAAACAACGACGCGTACAACGCCAAGACGGTCCTCAGGGCGAAGGAAGGATCGCCGCGCCAGCTCGACTACCTCTTCGCGGGGATGGCGCGCGCGCTCGGCGCCGAGGCGGACGTGGTCTTCGCGGTCGACCGGACCGACCGGTACTGGAACAAGGCGCTCAAGACGTTCGAGCAGTTCGGCTACTCGTTCGTCGCCGTTCGCGCCCCCGGCGAGCCGGACGGCAAGCTCGTCTTCGTCGATGCCGGCTCGACCCTCCCTTACGGCGAGGTGCCCTGGCGCGCGACCGGCGCGAATGCGCTCCTCTGCACGCCGAAGGGCAGCGGCTCGGTGCTCATCCCGCCGACGTCGCCGGCGCTGAACCGCGCGGACACGCACGTCAAGCTGAAGTTCTCGGACGACAACGAATCGATGGTCGCCCAGTGGTCGCGGACCGCGATCGGCGCCTACGGCACCGGCTTCCGGATCTGGCTGCGCGACCTCGACACGCGCGAGAGGAAGGAGAAGCTCGACGAGATCTGCGGCGCCGAGGGCCGCAGCGAGGTGACCGCGGCGGAGCTGCCGGGTCTCACCGAGGCTTCCGGACCGTTCCAGATCGCCTGCGACCTCGAGATGTCCGACACGAATCTCGACGGCGCGATCGCGCGCTACAGCCTCCCGATGAGCGGCCCGTGGTGGCCGGAGACTCCCGACTTTCCCGCCGCGAAGCGGGTTCACCCGATCATCTTCGACTATCCGAAGCTCGACATCCTCGCGATCGACGTGGAGGCGCCGCACGGCTTCGTCCCGAAGGATCCGCCGGCGCCGGTGACGCTCGACTCGCAGTACGGCCGCTATCAGCTCTCCGTCACGAAGACCGCGACCGGTTATCACGTCGATCGCGCGTTCGCCCTGACCGTCCTCATCGCGAAGCCGCCCGAGTACGACGGCCTCCGCGCGTACTTCGCGAGCGTCCGCAAGGCCGATCAGACGATGCTCGCGTTCGAGCGCCAAGGGGGGAAGCCGTGA
- a CDS encoding aminotransferase class III-fold pyridoxal phosphate-dependent enzyme has protein sequence MTGAEKSLRHTLFTWSAQGGLDPIEIVSAERAHFTDGKGRRILDLASLVMNASAALHHPKIAAAIAAQAATLPAAGPAMATEIRGRYGEALASVVPDGLGKFLFTLGGADANEHAIKIARLVTGRPKIVTRHRSYHGATLGALAATGDPRRLPFEPVIPGVVRVLDPYCYRCPFGWTPDTCRRPCIDHVDEVIRAEGPGTIAAVLVEPVVGTNGAFWGPPEYLPRLREICDRHGILLIFDEVLTGFGRTGRWFAFERWGVTPDMITMGKAITSGHAPLGAVAVSERIAAHFEKNPLVTGLTHAAHPVSLAAGLATLEVMKEEGLVERSDRLDLFLAERLAAIAKHGAVGDVRSLGLYGVIELSGLTTEHVAKKLAHDALARGIHLSTRWNFVFVAPPLCIEENDLAGGLGTVSELIGALS, from the coding sequence ATGACCGGGGCGGAGAAGAGCCTCCGCCACACACTCTTCACCTGGTCGGCGCAGGGCGGGCTCGATCCGATCGAGATCGTCTCCGCGGAGCGGGCGCACTTCACGGACGGGAAGGGCCGCCGCATCCTCGATCTCGCGTCGCTCGTGATGAACGCCTCCGCGGCGCTCCACCACCCGAAGATCGCCGCGGCGATCGCGGCGCAGGCGGCGACGCTGCCCGCCGCAGGTCCCGCGATGGCGACGGAGATCCGCGGCCGGTACGGAGAAGCGCTCGCCTCCGTCGTGCCCGACGGTCTCGGCAAGTTCCTCTTCACGCTCGGCGGCGCCGACGCGAACGAGCACGCGATCAAGATCGCGCGCCTCGTCACCGGCCGGCCGAAGATCGTGACCCGCCACCGCAGCTACCACGGCGCGACGCTCGGCGCGCTCGCGGCGACCGGCGACCCGCGCCGCCTCCCGTTCGAGCCGGTGATACCCGGGGTCGTGCGCGTCCTCGACCCCTACTGCTACCGCTGCCCGTTCGGCTGGACGCCCGACACATGCCGGCGGCCGTGCATCGACCACGTCGACGAGGTGATCCGCGCGGAAGGGCCCGGCACGATCGCCGCGGTCCTCGTCGAGCCGGTCGTGGGCACGAACGGCGCCTTCTGGGGACCTCCCGAGTATCTGCCGCGCCTGCGCGAGATCTGCGACCGCCACGGGATCCTCCTGATCTTCGACGAGGTGCTCACCGGGTTCGGCCGCACCGGGCGGTGGTTCGCGTTCGAGCGCTGGGGCGTGACGCCCGACATGATCACGATGGGGAAGGCGATCACGAGCGGCCACGCACCACTCGGGGCCGTCGCGGTGAGCGAGCGGATCGCGGCGCACTTCGAGAAGAATCCCCTGGTCACGGGTCTCACCCACGCAGCGCACCCCGTCTCGCTCGCGGCCGGGCTCGCGACCCTCGAGGTGATGAAGGAGGAAGGGCTCGTCGAGCGGTCCGACCGCCTCGACCTCTTCCTCGCCGAGCGCCTCGCGGCGATTGCGAAGCACGGGGCCGTCGGCGACGTCCGCAGCCTCGGCCTCTACGGGGTCATCGAGCTCTCGGGCCTCACGACCGAACATGTCGCGAAGAAACTGGCGCACGACGCCCTGGCTCGTGGTATCCATTTGTCCACGCGCTGGAACTTCGTCTTCGTCGCGCCTCCTCTGTGCATCGAGGAGAACGATCTCGCAGGGGGACTCGGTACGGTGTCGGAGCTGATCGGCGCGCTGTCCTGA
- a CDS encoding aldehyde dehydrogenase family protein translates to MGASPPASKVTYVTLAGNDEANAAYDAAVQRVRRTLGATHPFFIDGSARGEGRAAFDDLSPGDASLVVGRFASATAEDVGDAITGARRAFLDWGSRPWPERVAILRAAAETISARRSELAALMSLEVGKNRLEAMGDAEEAADLFRYYAAQMEEANGFEKPLDRLLPGEDTRSVLRPHGVFAVVAPFNFPLALAAGMAGGALVAGNTVVFKPSSDAPLTGLRLYEILTGAGVPAGAFQFITGKGGALGEAFQGDRFDGIVFTGSKEVGLDLHRRFSKRWPKPVIVEMGGKNPAIVTRRADLQKAAEGIARSAFGYGGQKCSACSRAFVAREVHGEFLERLVEVAKTLAVGDPTHRGTYMGPVITAKAKATHAAAVAEARRDGHLVFEGKIPQDPALARGHFVAPVVAERLHGSHRLWRDELFVPFLAVDSFGTLDEAIMRANDTEYGLTAGVFSEDEDEVKTFFDRIEAGVVYANRRTGATTGAWPGVQSFCGWKASGSTGKGGCGPWYVQQFLREQSRTIVR, encoded by the coding sequence ATGGGCGCTTCGCCTCCCGCATCGAAGGTCACCTACGTCACGCTCGCCGGCAACGACGAGGCGAACGCCGCCTACGATGCCGCCGTCCAGCGCGTGAGGCGCACGCTCGGCGCGACGCACCCGTTCTTCATCGACGGAAGCGCGCGCGGCGAGGGCCGCGCAGCGTTCGACGATCTCTCGCCGGGCGACGCGTCGCTCGTCGTCGGCCGGTTCGCGTCCGCGACGGCGGAGGATGTGGGCGATGCGATCACCGGGGCGCGCCGCGCGTTCCTCGACTGGGGATCGCGCCCGTGGCCCGAGCGTGTCGCGATCCTGCGCGCGGCCGCCGAGACGATCTCGGCGCGGCGGAGCGAGCTGGCCGCGCTCATGAGCCTCGAGGTCGGCAAGAACCGTCTCGAGGCGATGGGCGACGCGGAAGAGGCCGCGGACCTCTTCCGCTATTACGCCGCGCAGATGGAGGAGGCCAACGGGTTCGAGAAGCCGCTCGACCGCCTGCTCCCCGGCGAGGACACGCGCTCGGTGCTGAGGCCGCACGGCGTCTTCGCCGTCGTCGCGCCGTTCAACTTCCCGCTCGCCCTCGCGGCCGGCATGGCGGGCGGCGCGCTCGTCGCCGGCAACACGGTCGTGTTCAAGCCGTCGTCCGACGCTCCGCTCACCGGCCTCCGCCTCTACGAGATCTTGACCGGCGCCGGCGTTCCGGCAGGCGCGTTCCAATTCATCACGGGGAAGGGCGGTGCGCTCGGCGAGGCGTTCCAGGGCGATCGCTTCGACGGCATCGTGTTCACCGGGTCGAAGGAGGTCGGGCTCGACCTCCACCGGCGCTTCTCGAAGAGGTGGCCCAAGCCGGTCATCGTCGAGATGGGCGGCAAGAACCCCGCGATCGTGACGCGCCGCGCCGATCTCCAGAAGGCCGCGGAGGGGATCGCGCGCTCCGCGTTCGGGTACGGCGGCCAGAAGTGCAGCGCCTGCTCGCGCGCGTTCGTCGCTCGCGAGGTTCACGGCGAGTTCCTCGAGCGTCTCGTCGAGGTTGCGAAGACGCTGGCGGTCGGCGATCCGACGCACCGCGGCACCTACATGGGACCGGTCATCACGGCGAAGGCGAAGGCGACGCACGCCGCCGCGGTCGCCGAGGCCCGGCGCGACGGGCACCTCGTTTTCGAAGGGAAGATCCCCCAAGATCCCGCCCTCGCGCGCGGCCACTTCGTCGCCCCGGTCGTCGCCGAGCGCCTCCACGGCAGCCACCGCCTCTGGCGCGACGAGCTGTTCGTGCCGTTCCTCGCCGTCGACTCGTTCGGCACGCTCGACGAGGCGATCATGCGCGCGAACGACACCGAGTACGGCCTCACCGCCGGCGTCTTCAGCGAGGACGAGGACGAGGTCAAGACGTTCTTCGACAGGATCGAGGCCGGCGTCGTCTACGCGAACCGCCGCACCGGCGCCACGACCGGCGCGTGGCCGGGCGTTCAGTCGTTCTGCGGCTGGAAGGCGTCCGGCTCGACCGGCAAGGGCGGCTGCGGCCCCTGGTACGTGCAGCAGTTCCTCCGCGAGCAGAGCCGGACGATCGTGCGATGA
- a CDS encoding S9 family peptidase, with amino-acid sequence MPLAALVLAAALAAASRRPMTPEDTYHLKGVSALEVSPDGKKIAYTLEITDRESDAFKDELWIADASGSGAKRLCRSEDSCSDPKFSPDGSRLAYLSDRKDGTQLWVAKVGEGRGRAVTDIAESIGELDWSPDGSKIVFERDDAYVRKRPPGAPAPATKGESSSLSGADERKEDTAPYVIHRTQIQQDGVGFLEDRYTHLWVVSVSGGTPRQITRGSQDDGEPRWSPTGEWIAFVSNRNADPDASDDTDIWIVKPDGGPVKRVSSNAGPDEAPVWSHKGDRIAFVGAMRANDAYQTNRIMVVPVEGGPACDLSAALDNWVASDDYAIGSGKLARLLWSPDDATIHAVFDRKGATWVAAIPSAGGESKEILGGSKVYGLVRRAGPRLFFTVSTTTSFGELWTANVDGAGAHAIVRPNGELFDGLELSVPSKLEAKNKAGDTIDAWLYPPLDLDPAKKYPLVLYVHGGPQGYDGEYFDSGLENEIFPGHGWAVLRVNYRGSTSYGEAFCKAIEGDWHSREFEDLMAALDAAIAKNPWIDGTRLGIGGWSYGGIMTIWTVAHTERFKVGVPERFEIDYLSCYGTDQWQTQYVTEFGKPWENADKYRAVSPVTFITHIKTPLFLIADEKDGNCPVSQAMQFYQRLRLMGMKTELVVYPDESHTMSMPSHYVDRLYRLLDWFGRYLDAK; translated from the coding sequence ATGCCGCTCGCCGCTCTCGTCCTCGCCGCCGCCCTCGCCGCCGCGTCGCGGCGCCCGATGACCCCCGAGGACACCTATCACCTGAAGGGTGTCTCCGCGCTCGAGGTCTCGCCGGACGGGAAGAAGATCGCCTACACGCTCGAGATCACCGACCGCGAGAGCGACGCGTTCAAGGACGAGCTGTGGATCGCCGATGCTTCGGGGAGCGGGGCGAAGCGTCTCTGCCGCTCCGAGGACTCGTGCTCCGATCCGAAGTTCTCACCGGACGGCTCGCGCCTCGCCTATCTCTCCGACCGCAAGGACGGCACGCAGCTCTGGGTCGCGAAGGTCGGCGAGGGGCGCGGCCGCGCCGTCACCGATATCGCCGAGTCGATCGGCGAGCTCGACTGGTCCCCCGACGGATCCAAGATCGTCTTCGAGAGGGACGACGCCTACGTGAGGAAGCGTCCGCCGGGCGCCCCCGCTCCCGCGACGAAGGGCGAGTCGTCCTCGCTCAGCGGCGCCGACGAGCGAAAAGAAGACACCGCTCCCTACGTCATCCATCGCACGCAGATCCAGCAGGACGGCGTCGGCTTCCTCGAGGACCGCTACACGCACCTCTGGGTCGTCTCGGTCTCCGGCGGGACGCCGAGGCAGATCACGCGCGGATCGCAGGACGACGGCGAGCCGCGCTGGTCGCCGACCGGCGAGTGGATCGCCTTCGTCTCGAACCGGAACGCCGACCCCGACGCGTCCGACGACACCGACATCTGGATCGTGAAACCGGACGGCGGCCCGGTGAAGCGCGTCAGCTCGAACGCGGGACCGGACGAGGCGCCGGTCTGGTCGCACAAGGGCGACCGGATCGCCTTCGTCGGCGCGATGCGCGCGAACGACGCCTATCAGACGAACCGCATCATGGTCGTCCCGGTCGAAGGCGGGCCGGCGTGCGATCTCTCGGCGGCGCTCGACAACTGGGTCGCCTCCGACGACTACGCGATCGGATCGGGAAAGCTCGCACGCCTCCTCTGGTCACCCGACGACGCGACGATCCACGCGGTCTTCGACCGGAAAGGCGCGACGTGGGTCGCGGCGATCCCGTCGGCCGGCGGCGAGTCGAAGGAGATCCTCGGCGGCTCGAAGGTCTACGGGCTCGTCCGCCGCGCCGGGCCACGCCTCTTCTTCACCGTCTCCACGACGACGTCGTTCGGCGAGCTGTGGACGGCGAACGTCGACGGCGCCGGCGCGCACGCGATCGTCCGGCCCAACGGTGAGCTGTTCGACGGACTCGAGCTGTCCGTCCCCTCGAAGCTCGAGGCGAAGAACAAGGCCGGCGACACGATCGACGCGTGGCTCTACCCGCCGCTCGATCTCGACCCGGCGAAGAAGTACCCGCTCGTCCTCTACGTTCACGGCGGGCCCCAGGGGTACGACGGCGAGTACTTCGACAGCGGCCTCGAGAACGAGATCTTCCCGGGTCACGGCTGGGCGGTGCTCCGCGTCAACTACCGCGGCAGCACGTCGTACGGCGAGGCCTTCTGCAAGGCGATCGAAGGCGACTGGCACAGCCGCGAGTTCGAAGACCTGATGGCCGCGCTCGACGCCGCAATCGCGAAGAACCCGTGGATCGACGGCACGCGCCTCGGTATCGGCGGCTGGTCGTACGGCGGGATCATGACGATCTGGACGGTCGCGCACACCGAGCGCTTCAAGGTCGGCGTCCCCGAGCGCTTCGAGATCGACTACCTCTCGTGCTACGGCACCGACCAGTGGCAAACTCAGTACGTCACCGAGTTCGGCAAGCCCTGGGAGAACGCCGACAAGTACCGCGCCGTCTCACCGGTCACCTTCATCACCCACATCAAGACGCCGCTCTTCCTGATCGCCGACGAGAAGGACGGCAACTGCCCCGTCTCCCAGGCGATGCAGTTCTACCAGCGCCTCCGCCTCATGGGGATGAAGACCGAGCTCGTCGTCTACCCCGACGAGTCGCACACGATGTCGATGCCGTCGCACTACGTCGACCGGCTCTACCGGCTCCTCGACTGGTTCGGGCGGTACCTGGACGCGAAGTAG